The Candidatus Yanofskybacteria bacterium genome window below encodes:
- a CDS encoding 50S ribosomal protein L20, giving the protein MTRVKRGVTANARRKRLLKHTKGFKWTRSTKFRQAKEASLHAWSFMFADRKKKKRTARNLWTVKLNAAARENGTTYSKLIDKLKKAKIDLDRKVLADIAQHNPEVFKKILAA; this is encoded by the coding sequence ATGACAAGAGTAAAACGAGGCGTAACAGCCAATGCCAGAAGGAAGAGACTATTAAAACACACCAAAGGTTTTAAATGGACTCGATCAACTAAGTTCAGACAAGCCAAAGAAGCCAGCTTACATGCTTGGTCTTTTATGTTTGCCGACAGGAAGAAGAAAAAGAGGACAGCTAGAAATCTCTGGACGGTAAAATTAAATGCCGCAGCCAGAGAGAATGGCACTACCTACTCAAAGCTAATAGACAAGCTAAAAAAAGCTAAGATCGATCTAGACAGGAAGGTGCTTGCCGACATCGCTCAGCACAATCCTGAAGTATTTAAAAAGATATTAGCCGCCTAA